A stretch of DNA from Acidobacteriota bacterium:
GCGAAGCAGGTTATTGCTGCGGGTTCCGACGTAGCGGATCTCGACTGCAGTGTCCCAACCGATCTCACGAGTCACGCCGAAGGAATATTCCTGAACTAGCGGGCTCTGGATGTTCGGATCGACACCAAAAACGGTACCGAAAAGTCCGGCGATCTGGTTGTTTTGTACGTACGTCCGGTTCGGGCCGGTGAAGGTCGGCGTCGGGATCGTCGGAAGATTGTCGATCCGCTCGTTCAACGCCGTAGTGTTAGTGTTCGGGTTGATAGCAGCAACACCCAATGCAAGTCCCTGGTTACCGGTCAATGCATTGTCGGGAGCACGAACGAGTTCGTCGTTGATGTAGCTGATGCGGTATCCGCCACGGAAGACCGGCTTCGAACCGAAGATGGTCTTAAGTATTCTGTTCTCTACGTCCGGATTCCAAGCAAAGCTCAGGATCGGCGAGAAGTTGTTGAAGTCCGTGTTGTAGAACTGGCCCTCTTTGCCGATGTTGCCACCGACGAACTGGTAGGTACCATTCGGGTCAAGCAGGGACGATACCGGGTCGTCATTATTCGCAAAAACAGGCTCCAGAGCGAGTCCGTTCGAGCTGCGCAGCCCCGTGTAGATATCGTAGCGAATGCCCAGGTTGACCGTCAGATCACGACGGACCTTCCACTGATCTGAGAAGTAGAAAGCATAGATCTCATACTCGAACTGGCGACGCTGTGTTGCACCATCGACAAAACCCGAATCCTGAGTCTCAACGTTGAAGGTCTGCGCACCAGCAGAAATTATACCGCCATGCAGAGCAAGAAGAGCATTGGCGGCCCCACGCTGAGCAACCGGAACGCCGCCCGGGAAGAGGGCAAAGTTCGTGAACTGAGCGGTGGAGATCTGCGGCGTGTTGAGGTTCGTTCCGATAGTGAAGGTCGGAACAATACCTGCATCATTGAAAGCGTCGATACGAACCGACTGGAACTGCCCGCCGAACCGGAAGTTGTGGTTCCGGAAGATGAACGTGGCGTTGTCCTGCAGGTTAACGGTATCGACGATGCGGCCCTGGTCCTGGAACGTTACTTCCGGGTTCGTTGCCAGCGGAATGTTCACAAAGTTTGCAGGATTCGCATCTGAGCGAAGGAAGACCGGCTCACTATTGAACCAGCCGCCGCGAAGTTCATTCGACCAGCGGCTCGACGGAACCCAGGTCCAACCGAGCGAAAGGAACGGATTGACCGAGGGCTGCGTAACGCGCGGGCTGTTGTTGAAAGCGTTGTCAATGTCAGCACGGAGGATGTCCTGGCGGACAAACCGGAAAACACCGTTGATCGTGTTCTGCGAGTTTACGTTGTAGTCAACGCGGGTCGCATAGTTGGTCTGCTCCGGGTTGAAGATCTGATTCACCGCAAATCCGGTGGTGTTTCGCTGGTCGCCGACCTGGGTCGAATTACCCGAAGGAAGATTTGCGAGAAAACGGCTCTGGACGACCGGGTTGGTCGCAATAATGCCCGTTCCGAGTGCCGGGTTCAGAATGCTTACCTGAACGATCTGGCCCTGCACAATCCCGTTGCCCGGGTCGTTAGCATTTGCCGTATAGGTGAAGATACCCTGGCTGGCTGCGTTGGTCAGAGTTGTGCTAAGTTGCACCGGAAACGCTGGCTGACGGTCGATCAGCTTTTCATACGAGAAAAAGAAGAACGCCTTGTTCTTGATGATCGGTCCGCCGACGTTGCCGCCAAACTGATTCAGATTGCGGAACTGACGCTCGATTCCCTGAGCATTATTAAAAAATCCGTTCGCCGCAAGGTAATCGTTACGGTTAAATTCAAACAAACGAACATTGAACTTGTTGCCGCCGCGGCGGGTGGTGAACTGGATCTGGGCTCCGCCAAAGCCGTCATCGGCATTCGACTGCGAAGCGACCTGAAATTCTTCAACTTCGTCAACGGTCGGACGAGCCGGCGAAAAGTCGGTTGCGTTCGAGCGGATGAAATTGTCCTGAACGTTCACGCCATCGATGGTCGTGTTCGTGCCCGAGGTGCGGACACCGTTGATGACGGTATTCTGGCTCGGGTTCGATGCAGCTCCCGGCTGAAGCGGGACAAAGTTAAGCGGGTTTCGGCCGAGCGATGGCAGATCGTCGAGCTGCTTACGGTTGACCGAATTTCCGATCTTACCGTCAGCGGTGTTTACGATCTCGGTGCCCGCCGTAACGGTCACCGTTTCTTCAACCGCACCAATCTCAAGCGTTACTTCCTGAGTAACGGCACGGCTGACCTCGACGACCACATTCTCAATGGTCGCGGTCTTGAATCCAGGGGCTGTAACGGTGACGGTATAGGTTCCGACGACAACGTTCGGGAACGTATAAGCACCCGCACCTGACGTCGTAACGGTAGTCTCACGCCCGGTGGCGGTGTCGCGAAGCACGACAGTCGCTCCTGGGACGAGGCCGTCCGGGCCCGAGACCGTACCACGAATTGTACTCGAGGTCAGCTGGGCTGAAGCGAGTCCGGCCCCGAGGGTAAGGATCGCAACAAACAACAGAAATCTTCTCATGAGTCCTCCTAAAGGGTTTTTATCTGACTTGGGAGCGGCATTTTACGGCGTTTTGTCCACAAAAAGTCGGCTCCATAAAAGTAACTTGGCCTTTCAATGAGTCAATTCGCGTGCCAAATGGCCGTAAGTCGGATAAACGCTTGAAATTTGGTTACTTATGCCGCC
This window harbors:
- a CDS encoding TonB-dependent receptor, producing the protein MRRFLLFVAILTLGAGLASAQLTSSTIRGTVSGPDGLVPGATVVLRDTATGRETTVTTSGAGAYTFPNVVVGTYTVTVTAPGFKTATIENVVVEVSRAVTQEVTLEIGAVEETVTVTAGTEIVNTADGKIGNSVNRKQLDDLPSLGRNPLNFVPLQPGAASNPSQNTVINGVRTSGTNTTIDGVNVQDNFIRSNATDFSPARPTVDEVEEFQVASQSNADDGFGGAQIQFTTRRGGNKFNVRLFEFNRNDYLAANGFFNNAQGIERQFRNLNQFGGNVGGPIIKNKAFFFFSYEKLIDRQPAFPVQLSTTLTNAASQGIFTYTANANDPGNGIVQGQIVQVSILNPALGTGIIATNPVVQSRFLANLPSGNSTQVGDQRNTTGFAVNQIFNPEQTNYATRVDYNVNSQNTINGVFRFVRQDILRADIDNAFNNSPRVTQPSVNPFLSLGWTWVPSSRWSNELRGGWFNSEPVFLRSDANPANFVNIPLATNPEVTFQDQGRIVDTVNLQDNATFIFRNHNFRFGGQFQSVRIDAFNDAGIVPTFTIGTNLNTPQISTAQFTNFALFPGGVPVAQRGAANALLALHGGIISAGAQTFNVETQDSGFVDGATQRRQFEYEIYAFYFSDQWKVRRDLTVNLGIRYDIYTGLRSSNGLALEPVFANNDDPVSSLLDPNGTYQFVGGNIGKEGQFYNTDFNNFSPILSFAWNPDVENRILKTIFGSKPVFRGGYRISYINDELVRAPDNALTGNQGLALGVAAINPNTNTTALNERIDNLPTIPTPTFTGPNRTYVQNNQIAGLFGTVFGVDPNIQSPLVQEYSFGVTREIGWDTAVEIRYVGTRSNNLLRGVDYNQVDIRANGFLDDFNRARGNLLLCQATAGCNTGGNYNPAVTGSQVLTVFPNLVAGGLLTNSTVVGQLVAGIPADLAIIYKTNGLEGTVNFLPNPNTGVADLLENGSRFNYNSLQVDVRRRFTDGLSLNANYTFSKNLTDGQGTGQTRFEPFLDILQQDLEYSRADFDQTHTFNVLTTYELPMGQGKRFFNKGGLTNTLLGGFQIGAIFKVGSGAPITFTDARGTLNRAGRSGRQTALTNLTASELQSLVGIYRTPNGIFFLPPAVLGRNADGTINSAAGGTGRGANGFDTATFAGQIFFNNAPGQTSGLSRAVVTGPTTYILDLSLIKRFRFGERFTVQVQGDLFNAFNTVNFVPGQFLDINGTNFGRISATTAPRVSQLALRIEF